CTCAGCTACACTGTAGTAAGCAACCCTTTCACTCAGGGATACAGGCCTATCAATGAAGACAATTGGTTCATAACCAGGTCGCCCAAAAGTCTCATTGATTCTCTTACAGCTTGCTGTTATTTCAGCCTGAATCTCCTCAAGATCTTGCCCTCTACCCCTGGCTGGGTTTGCGATCTGTACCAAAACTGCTCTCCCCTGCCACTTCGGGTGCTGTTTCAGCATCTGCTCCATTGCCAGCAGCTTCAAGTTGACACCCTTAAAGACATCCATATCATCGACTCCAAGCAATACAGTCTTTCCCTCAAACTGTTGTTTAAGCTCCCCTACTCTCCACTCCTTATCCGCAAGTCTCAATACAGACTCAATCTGAGCCATGTGGATTCCAACGGGCATGATTTTTATACCAATTGTCCTTCCATAGTACTCCACTCCAATATAACCTCTCTTTGACTGATACTCTAAACCTAACATTCGACTACAACAAGACAGAAAATGCCGAGCATAATCAAAAGTATGAAAACCAATTAGGTCTGAATTCAAGAGTGCCTTTAGGATCTCTTCCCTCACAGGTAAAGTCCTATATATCTCAGATGAAGGGAATGGACTATGAAGAAAAAACCCCATTCTCAATGTATTAAACCTTCTCCTCAAGAAGGTAGGTAGTACCATCAAATGATAGTCATGGATCCAAACATAATCATCTTCTGGGTTTATAACTTCAATAACCCTTTGAGAGAAAATCTTGTTAGCGGCAACATATGCCTCCCACAAAGACCTATAAAACCTGCCCCCATGATTTGCTGAAAATGGAAGCATATAATGGAAAAGAGGCCACAAATGCTGTTTACAGAAACCGTGATAAAACTTGGTCAAAATGTCAGGAGGAAGAAATGCAGGGACACACTTAAATCTATCCAACAAAAGCTGCGACACATCATCTTGTTCACTTGGATCAACATCAACCTTCAAAGAACCAACATACAAAACCTCCATTTCTTCAGGCAAACCATCTTTTAATTGTAACAACAACGAATCATCATCCCAACTAAAACTCCACCCTTTATTGTCAGGTCTACGCTTAGCTTTAACTGGGAGCTGATTAGCTACGATGATAATTCTGTCTTGAATAATCGAGGAGGGCACATCTGAGGCCACACTATTAGCCTGGTCATCGTCAAGCTCTGAAATAACCCCTGGAACGGTCATTACTCGTGGCAGCCGTTTCTTTTCACGAGGTTGACCCATTACCGGGAAATTACCAGAAGCTAGATCTAAAAGATTGGTATATGATTTTGACATCATCTTTAACCTCTTTATTTAGATTTACCCTCAACAATAACTAATCAGAAAGACCTCTATACTATAAACACTACGCCTCAAGAATTCTAGTTCTCTTCCTCAAGTTATCTTCTAATTTGGCATGATCTGCATTAGGTATCATCAAAAGCATCATCTTTACATGAACAATAATACACAAGAATACATAAAACAAAGTAAACCCATGAATAAATTAgatcccaaatttaaaaaagagaaagaaaaagaaaagaaagaatatcatccaaatgaatattatatcaaaatttaatctaaacaaaaCCCAGATGACTCCAAAATAATGGGAgcaaacttgaaaagaaaacgAATCGATCACTGAAACTAGCCTTACCTTTCAAAGCACAAAGTTTGCGTCTTTAATGAAACCCTTTGGatcaaaatatgaaagtaaTGAAGAAAAAATTGGAACTAACTTGAAAGGGGTTTCTTTTTGTGGAAGAAAAAATCTAGGgtttgttttgggtttg
This sequence is a window from Gossypium raimondii isolate GPD5lz chromosome 5, ASM2569854v1, whole genome shotgun sequence. Protein-coding genes within it:
- the LOC105768429 gene encoding probable alpha,alpha-trehalose-phosphate synthase [UDP-forming] 7 produces the protein MMSKSYTNLLDLASGNFPVMGQPREKKRLPRVMTVPGVISELDDDQANSVASDVPSSIIQDRIIIVANQLPVKAKRRPDNKGWSFSWDDDSLLLQLKDGLPEEMEVLYVGSLKVDVDPSEQDDVSQLLLDRFKCVPAFLPPDILTKFYHGFCKQHLWPLFHYMLPFSANHGGRFYRSLWEAYVAANKIFSQRVIEVINPEDDYVWIHDYHLMVLPTFLRRRFNTLRMGFFLHSPFPSSEIYRTLPVREEILKALLNSDLIGFHTFDYARHFLSCCSRMLGLEYQSKRGYIGVEYYGRTIGIKIMPVGIHMAQIESVLRLADKEWRVGELKQQFEGKTVLLGVDDMDVFKGVNLKLLAMEQMLKQHPKWQGRAVLVQIANPARGRGQDLEEIQAEITASCKRINETFGRPGYEPIVFIDRPVSLSERVAYYSVAECVVVTAVRDGMNLTPYEYIVCRQGVSESESSSESSGSKKSMLVVSEFIGCSPSLSGAIRVNPWNIETTAEAMNEAISMADAEKQLRHEKHYRYVSSHDVAFWSRSFFQDMERTCKDHFWRRCWGIGLSFGFRVVALDPNFRKLSIDHIVSVYLRSKNRAILLDYDGTVMPQTSHNKTPSSEVISIINTLSSDIKNTVFVVSGRGRDSLAQWFSPCKKLGIAAEHGYFMRWSANDNWEVCGQNSEFGWKEIAEPVMKLYTEATDGSSIETKESALVWHHRDADPGFGSSQAKEMLDHLESVLANEPVTVKSGQFIVEVKPQGVSKGVVAEKIFTTMAESGRQADFVLCIGDDRSDEEMFEIISSAISSGVLSSNTSVFACTVGQKPSKAKYYLDDPAEVVNMLESLAEASDPEPFSDTRSEDSI